A section of the Triticum dicoccoides isolate Atlit2015 ecotype Zavitan chromosome 7A, WEW_v2.0, whole genome shotgun sequence genome encodes:
- the LOC119332006 gene encoding uncharacterized protein LOC119332006, with protein sequence MEMSEESGATSKYNDDGQIDDFLQSIQKIRDEILRKEIILQERSAQCDMDIQTLLSEGKMTPKAVSIIRKYKETCSDMTEVTNSSCSGDGGQSITKRKKLKVALLRQCKELDEICRGAHWILPRYTVLPSVSDGMYHASVRLRCPDFEMSLTGGLRPTPHEAKCSAAANMILELHKKAEEQEQEGT encoded by the exons ATGGAAATGTCTGAAGAGTCAG gtgCCACGAGTAAGTACAACGATGATGGCCAGATAGATGATTTTCTGCAATCAATTCAGAAAATACGGGATGAAATT CTTCGCAAGGAAATCATACTTCAAGAACGAAGTGCTCAGTGTGATATGGACATCCAGACACTCTTGAGTG AAGGAAAGATGACACCCAAAGCTGTATCAATAATAAGAAAATACAAGGAAACTTGCTCAGATATGACAGAAGTTACCAATTCATCTTGCTCTGGAGATGGGGGCCAATCTATCACTAAGAGGAAGAAATTGAAGGTGGCACTCCTCCGACAATGCAAG GAGCTTGATGAGATCTGTCGTGGGGCCCATTGGATACTCCCAAGATACACAGTATTACCTTCAGTATCAGATG GAATGTATCACGCCAGTGTACGTTTGAGATGCCCTGATTTTGAGATGAGCCTCACTGGTGGTCTTCGTCCTACCCCACATGAGGCGAAGTGCTCGGCAGCTGCCAATATGATACTGGAGCTTCACAAGAAGGCGGAAGAGCAAGAACAGGAGGGTACCTGA